In Populus alba chromosome 1, ASM523922v2, whole genome shotgun sequence, a single window of DNA contains:
- the LOC118056844 gene encoding endoglucanase 11: MERANKQHKVLRHLKFTGLCTWLLSFFAILPLRQSFNYGEALSKSLLYFESQRSGRLPYSQRAVWRYHSGLADGLEQGVDLVGGYYDAGDNVKFGLPMAFTITMLSWSVIEYSEQISGAGEHEHALEAIKWGTDYFIKAHTHPHVLWAEVGDGDTDHYCWQRPEDMTTSRQAYKVDENNPGSDIAGETAAAMAAASIVFRKTNPRYSHLLLHHAEQLFEFGDKYRGKYDESVKVAKGHYTSVSGYMDELLWAGLWLYKATGDEGYLNYVIENAHVFGGITWAITEFSWDVKYAGVQLIASMLLAGKSHKKHQHILKEYRSRAEYYLCACLNKNNVTNVQRTPGGLLYIRQWNNMQYVSTASFLLTTYSDHLQASNQRLQCDQGTLDPSDIFKFAKSQVDYILGYNPMGMSYLVGYGAKYPERVHHRGASIESYKGQKDFIGCMQGYDIGYSRQGPNPNVLTGALVGGPDMKDQFRDERENYMQTEACTYNTATLVGVFAKLHWLEKDYLSANPSSLANSR; encoded by the exons ATGGAGAGGGCAAATAAGCAACACAAAGTGCTCAGACACCTGAAATTTACTGGGCTCTGCACTTGGctgctctctttctttgctaTTTTGCCCTTACGCCAATCTTTCAACTATGGTGAAGCTCTCTCAAAAAGTCTCCTCTATTTCGAATCGCAACGTTCTGGTCGGTTACCATACAGTCAAAGAGCCGTTTGGCGATACCATTCAGGCCTCGCCGATGGCCTAGAACAAGGA GTGGACTTGGTTGGAGGTTACTATGACGCCGGGGACAACGTCAAATTCGGTCTGCCAATGGCATTCACTATAACGATGCTATCATGGTCTGTTATAGAGTATAGCGAGCAGATTTCCGGTGCCGGAGAGCATGAACACGCGCTGGAGGCAATCAAATGGGGAACAGATTATTTCATCAAAGCTCACACTCACCCCCATGTCTTATGGGCTGAG GTGGGAGATGGTGACACCGATCATTACTGTTGGCAGCGGCCGGAGGACATGACAACGTCACGGCAAGCCTACAAGGTTGACGAGAACAACCCGGGATCAGACATAGCAGGGGAGACCGCGGCAGCAATGGCGGCAGCGTCCATTGTGTTTAGGAAAACAAACCCACGCTACTCCCACCTACTTTTGCACCATGCAGAACAA TTGTTTGAGTTTGGTGACAAGTACAGAGGGAAATATGATGAGAGTGTTAAGGTGGCGAAGGGGCACTACACGTCGGTGAGTGGGTACATGGACGAGTTGTTATGGGCAGGTTTGTGGCTGTACAAGGCCACCGGCGACGAAGGTTATTTGAATTACGTGATAGAGAATGCTCATGTTTTTGGTGGAATCACTTGGGCCATCACCGAATTTAGCTGGGATGTCAAGTATGCCGGTGTTCAACTCATTGCTTCAATG TTGCTGGCCGGAAAAAGccacaaaaaacaccaacacatcCTTAAAGAATACCGTTCCAGAGCAGAGTACTACCTCTGTGCTTGCCTTAACAAAAATAACGTGACCAACGTGCAACGGACACCAGGCGGCTTGCTTTACATTCGCCAATGGAACAACATGCAATATGTATCAACTGCATCGTTTCTTCTCACGACTTACTCCGACCATCTCCAAGCCTCTAATCAACGGCTGCAATGCGATCAAGGTACACTGGACCCCTCAGATATCTTCAAGTTTGCGAAATCACAAGTTGATTACATATTAGGTTACAATCCAATGGGGATGAGCTACTTAGTTGGATATGGTGCAAAGTACCCTGAAAGGGTTCACCACAGAGGAGCATCTATTGAATCGTATAAAGGGCAAAAGGATTTCATTGGATGCATGCAGGGATATGATATCGGGTACAGCCGACAAGGTCCGAATCCTAATGTTCTCACCGGAGCTTTGGTCGGTGGTCCAGACATGAAGGATCAGTTCAGGGATGAAAGGGAAAACTACATGCAAACTGAGGCCTGCACGTATAACACCGCGACTCTTGTAGGGGTTTTTGCTAAATTGCACTGGCTGGAGAAGGATTATTTGTCTGCTAATCCATCATCATTGGCTAACAGTAGATAA